DNA from Verrucomicrobiota bacterium:
TGGCGCGACAATCCTTTTCAACCATTTCTTATTGCAAATCATCGGGTGAGGGCCTACATGGAAAATGCGTTCTGCAAAACGTGTGAAAATCTGATTGCTTGGGGAGATCACCTGTTTCGCAGAGATACAATGGAAAGTATCAATGAAGCGACACAGCTATATATATTAGCGGCTCATTTACTGGGTCCTAAGCCAAAGATTATTCCTCGCCGTGGTTCCATTAAAGCAGAGACTTATGATAGCTTAAAACCCAAGCTAGATGCCTTCTCGAATGCACAAGTGGAGCTAGAGAATTTATTTCCTTACAGCAGTTCTGTGAGTAGCAGTAATAATACCGCCACGGAAACTTTGTTAGGTAGCAGCTCTGCGCTTTATTTTTGTATTCCCCCCAATGAAAAAGTTTTCAGTTATTGGGATACTGTTGCGGACCGTTTATTTAAAATACGGCATTGTATGAACATCGAAGGGGTTGAGCGGCAATTAGCGCTTTTTGAGCCTCCTATTGACCCAGCTCTGTTGGTGCAAGCGACTGCACAGGGGTTGAGTATCGGTAGTGTATTAGGAGATCTTCATAGCCCTATGCCGCATTATCGCTTTACCTTCATCGTCCGTAGAGCATTTGAGATCTGTCAGGAGGTTAAATCTCTTGGAAGCACGATGTTATCGGCATTAGAGAAAAGGGATGCTGAAGAATTAGCTCGTATGCGGGCTGAACATGAGCTTGCTATGAATGATCTTGTCCTTTTAGTCAAAGAAGAGCAGATTCAAGAGGCTTTTAAAAATGCTGAAAGCCTTCGGAAAGCCTGGGATACCACAGTAAGCGAATTCAAACATTTTCAAGAGCTCTTGGGATTAGAAACGCTTCAGGATCCACAACTCGAGGAGACCACTATTAAATTAAAAAATGGTGATGAAATCGCCATCACCAATAGTGATATCTCCATAACACCTATTGCAGTGGATGTAGATGTCAGTTTAGTCGATAGCAGCAAAAGCGGTGTAAAAATCATTCCAAGTGAAAAAGAGGAGTTAGATAAGATGCTTGATTCTAAAGAAGATAGGAAAAAGGCATCTTGGCTAGATAAGACGGCAAATGCTAGTTATTATGTGCCGGAGTTTGAAACTAATATTAAGCCTTTTGGAACAGGGAGTAGTCTGGTCATAGGCGGCCAGCATGTTGGCTCTGCTTTTTCAGCGATTGCTCAGCATTACCACATGTTGGCTGATATCGATACCTATGAAGCGAGTAAGTCAAAAATTTTAGCTGGATATGTTAGACGCGAGCAAAATTGGACGTATCAGGCTAATCAAGCTGGCCTGCGACTCAAGGAGTTGGCTAGTCAGATTGCTAGCGCAGACATTCGCTTGCACCTGACTCAACAAGAGCTTGTGAACCACAAAAAACGCATCCAACAAAACCAAGAAGCATTTGATTTTGTAAAAGATAAATTTACCAATCAGGAGTTATATCTCTGGATGAAAGATCAGTTGTTTAATGTATATAAGCAAACCTATCAACTCGCTTATGAGACGGCCAAGCGGGCTGAGCGCACCTATCGCTTTGATTTAGGTGAAGAAAGCAGTAATTTTATACAATACGGTCATTGGGAGAGCAGCAAAGAAGGATTGCTTGCGGGTGAGCGTCTGCTGCTTGCTCTAAATCGCATGCAGAATAGCTATCTAGATAAAAATAAGCGTGATCTTGAAGTCACAAAACATATTTCCTTGCGTCAGCTTGACCCCATGGCTCTGATGGAGCTTAAAGCTACGGGTAGTTGCAAGTTGCAAATTCCTGAATATCTATTTGATTTGGACTTTCCAGGACATTATTTCAGGAGAATTAAAACAGTTAGCTTGTCTATCCCATGTGTTGTAGGTCCTTATACAAGTGTCTCTGCGCAACTTACTTTAACAGGCAATCGGATTCGTAAAAACGGTAATGCTACTCAGAATTACAGCTACCAGGGAGTGAATGATCCAAACTTTATTCATGATTGGGTTGGTTTGCAGTCTATAGCAACTAGCTCAGCGCAGCAAGACAACGGTCTTTTTGAATTTAACTTTCAGGATGAACGATACTTACCGTTCGAAGGTGCAGGAGCCATTAGTGAATGGCAGTTATCCTTGCCTGCTGAGCTTCGGCAGTTTGATTATGCTAGCATATCGGACGTGATCATGCATATGAGTTATACCTCGCGCCAGGGTGGGCAAGCCCTGGGTCAATCTGCCACGCAGCATATAAAAGATGCGGTCATTGGGGCTAATACAAATAGGCAGACTCAACTTTTCTCTCTTAAGCAGAATTTTTCAACGGAATGGCATCGAGCTGTTGCTGGAAAAACAAACTTTAAGGCCAATATTCGTAAAACGCATTTTCCTTACTTGGCACAAGCCTTTAGGGTAGAAGTTGAACAAATTGATGTGTGGGGCTCAGATGGCGAGACTCTTACACCTTATAACGGTTTCGTCATCAAACCTGCCAATCTACAAAATGATTTTAATGACCCATTAAATGAAAGTAATCCTTCAAGTAATCAAGAAGTGCTTACAGCAGAATTAGAATTAGATCTATCAAATCTTGCTACGGAGCAGGAAATATTCATTTTAATGAACTATGCTTTGGTGTAGATCCAAAGGAGTTGTCTGAAATACCTCGCTGTCTTTTCAAAAGGTGTTTTTCAATGCCAAGACATTCATGAGCAGAACCTAGTGGTCTCATCGTTTTTTATTTGTCTTAGTGCTGGGATATGAGAGGCTTTTGACCTGGTATACAAGGTGAAAGAAATCGTTTTTAATTCAAAGGTAGTAACATCATTACAGCATCTCAGGCTAACAAGACCTGATAAAGTTTACGACGCTTACTTCGCAGTAACTAAGGCGACCTTACAGGACTTGGAGCCTTTGAGTGACTTGTATCTAGAGGAATCAGAACGAGCTTATGCGCAATCCTTAAAATTTGACCGGAGGCGAGCAAGCTACTCATTAGGCCGTTATTGCGGGAAGATAGCATTAGGCGCTTATTTGGATGAGAGTGATTTACAGAAAATATCAATTAAAGCAGGTGTTTTTGGGCAGCCAGTTGTTGATTATCTCAGACCTCACGATGCACAGGTAAGTATTGCCCATACGGAATCTTTGGGGGCCGCACTAGCTTTTTCTGAAGAACATCCAATGGGTCTAGATGTTGAGGTAATTGATTCATCTAGGGATGAAACGATTGCTAAGACTTTTACCGAGCATGAAAGCGTACTGCACAGTAAGCTGGGAATAGATCAGTCTAGTGCGTATGTACTCATTTGGACCATCAAAGAGGCTGTAGCAAAGGTATTGCGCACAGGTATTACGACTCCGTTGAAGATTTTTGAGGTGAAGGAGTTAGCTCGAGAGGGCAAATTTTGGATCAGTTCATTAAAAAATTTTCCTCAATATAAGATTTATTCGTATATTGAGGAGGGTAGGGCCTGTTCTATCGCCTCACCTTATAAGAGCATCATTGACTGGAGAGCGGTCTAAAGGCTATCGCTAAAAGTACTTTATGGCTCAAAGAAAAGCTTTGAAGTTTTTCTTTGTTTCTTTCGCAAGTAAACTTTTAGAGGTGGCCATAATTTGTTTTTTTGCTTGGATAGAATATACATGAAATATCGCGCATTCTTGCTTTTTGGTGCACCAGGTTCAGGGAAAGGCACTCAGGGTAAAATATTAGGAACCATTCCGGGTTTCTTCCATATGGCGTGCGGTGATGTATTTCGCTCTATGAATTTGTCTTCTGAAGTAGGCAGGGCCTTTCTGGAGTATTCAAGCAAGGGACAGTTAGTGCCAGACGATGTAACAATTCTATTGTGGTCAGAGTACTTGGAAAAAATGATTGCCTTGGGGCGTTTTAAGCCAGAGATAGATCATTTGGTGTTGGATGGGATACCGAGGAATGTTCATCAGTCGGAGATGCTTGAGGATAGTTTGGAAGTGAAAAAGGTGTTTCATCTCTCTTGCCCTGACAGAGCCAAATTAGTCGAGCGGTTACAACGTAGAGCTCTAAAGGAAAACCGTATCGATGATGCGAATAAGGAATTAATTGAAGAGAGACTAAAAATTTATGAAGATGAGACTAAGCCTGTCTTAGAATTTTATGGCAATGATTTAATTGTTGATATTGATGCTTCCTATTTTCCATATGAGGTATTGAGGGATATTTTGCAGTTTGTTGAAACAAATTGATGAAGGTTCTTTTTGTAGGCACGGGTGAGATAGGTGTGCCAAGTTTAGCTGCATTATTAGAAGAAAAACGGATTGAGGTTGTAGGGGTAGTCACTCAACCCAATAGGCCAGTAGGTAGAAAGCAGCAGCTTGCAGCTCCGCCGGTCAAAACGTTTGTAGAAAAGCATGGGATACTTCTCTATCAGCCTGAGCGTATCAATCATCCAGATGTTTTGGAGGGGCTAGCAGCATTAAAGCCTGATTTAGCAGTTGTTTGTGCATATGGTCAGATACTAAAGCCCGGTATTCTAGAGTTGCCTCGTTTGGGCTGTTTAAATATTCATGCCTCCTTGTTGCCAAAGTACCGTGGAGCTGCATGTATCCAAGCGGCCATACGTGATGGAGAGCAAAAAACGGGAGTCACCATTATGTGGATGGATGAGGGCTTGGACACGGGAGATATTTTAATGAAAAGAGAAGTAGAGATTAGGCAAGGTGAGACCGCAGGTATGCTCCATGATAGAATCGCAGAACTCGCACCTGACGTTTTGTTGGAAGCATTACAAATGGTTGAGCAAGGAACGGCTCCTCGAGTCAAGCAAGATGAAACAATGGCTAGTTATGTGGGACGACTAAAAAAGGAGGATGGTGTTGTGGACTGGAGCCAATCTGCTGTGGCAATTGATTGCCACATTCGTGCGATGACACCCTGGCCTTCTGCCTATACTTGGATTACTCTGGGTGAACCTAGTTCTCGAAAAATACTTAAGCTGCATAAGGTCAAACCCGCAGAGCGCTCTGGAGACCAAGGAAAGGTGATAGAGGTGGCTAAAGACTTTGTGTCTATTGGGACGGGTGAAGGGTCCCTAGAGGTTTATGAAATGCAGTTAGAAGGTAAAAGGCGTCTTCCCTGTCAGGAGTTTTTAAAGGGCCATCATCTAAGAGAAGGTCAATATTTAGGGTAGTGTTTAGGACTTTTTATAATTCCGTAGATTCTATTGCTTGTTCTAGAACAGATTGAAGTATTTCAGGACTCAGATCTGTCTTAGAGAGATGAAAAGTGCTTGCTTCAATAGGTATTCCCCTGAGCATAATATTTTGATGCAAGGAGCTCATCACAATAATAGGGACCGAGTGAGATCTCTTTTCAAGAAATTTGGGAACGGTTTGGTCGACCGAACTATCGGGTAGGTTCATATCCAGGAAAACGAGATCAAATTGCTTTTCCTTAAACGCTTTGAGGCCTTCAGCAAGGTTTAAGGTTTTGGTTATTTGAGCATGAAAGTCAGGAATTTTGTTGAGGTTATACTCAAGTATTTCCTGGTGGTCTGGGTTGTCATCAATGATTAAGACTTGGAGGTTTGATAGGCTGCTCATTTATTATTCTCCTTTTCTTGCAATTCAAGGTATTCAGACTGGCTTAGAGATTGATGCCAAAGGGACCAGTATCTTATAAGGTCCGTCAGCATGGTAGAAAGATCCTCGAAATCCATGGGCTTGGTAAG
Protein-coding regions in this window:
- a CDS encoding response regulator, whose translation is MSSLSNLQVLIIDDNPDHQEILEYNLNKIPDFHAQITKTLNLAEGLKAFKEKQFDLVFLDMNLPDSSVDQTVPKFLEKRSHSVPIIVMSSLHQNIMLRGIPIEASTFHLSKTDLSPEILQSVLEQAIESTEL
- a CDS encoding nucleoside monophosphate kinase; amino-acid sequence: MKYRAFLLFGAPGSGKGTQGKILGTIPGFFHMACGDVFRSMNLSSEVGRAFLEYSSKGQLVPDDVTILLWSEYLEKMIALGRFKPEIDHLVLDGIPRNVHQSEMLEDSLEVKKVFHLSCPDRAKLVERLQRRALKENRIDDANKELIEERLKIYEDETKPVLEFYGNDLIVDIDASYFPYEVLRDILQFVETN
- a CDS encoding 4'-phosphopantetheinyl transferase superfamily protein, which translates into the protein MKEIVFNSKVVTSLQHLRLTRPDKVYDAYFAVTKATLQDLEPLSDLYLEESERAYAQSLKFDRRRASYSLGRYCGKIALGAYLDESDLQKISIKAGVFGQPVVDYLRPHDAQVSIAHTESLGAALAFSEEHPMGLDVEVIDSSRDETIAKTFTEHESVLHSKLGIDQSSAYVLIWTIKEAVAKVLRTGITTPLKIFEVKELAREGKFWISSLKNFPQYKIYSYIEEGRACSIASPYKSIIDWRAV
- the fmt gene encoding methionyl-tRNA formyltransferase, translated to MKVLFVGTGEIGVPSLAALLEEKRIEVVGVVTQPNRPVGRKQQLAAPPVKTFVEKHGILLYQPERINHPDVLEGLAALKPDLAVVCAYGQILKPGILELPRLGCLNIHASLLPKYRGAACIQAAIRDGEQKTGVTIMWMDEGLDTGDILMKREVEIRQGETAGMLHDRIAELAPDVLLEALQMVEQGTAPRVKQDETMASYVGRLKKEDGVVDWSQSAVAIDCHIRAMTPWPSAYTWITLGEPSSRKILKLHKVKPAERSGDQGKVIEVAKDFVSIGTGEGSLEVYEMQLEGKRRLPCQEFLKGHHLREGQYLG